Below is a genomic region from Bacillus mycoides.
CTCGTTGTGAGGGATTTTTTATTTACAAAAAAACATTTGACAACAGCATACACTTATGGAATAATTCGAAATAGTTAAATATTCAATGTCTTATCAAGAGCAGGTGGAGGGATGAGCCCTACGAAGCCCGGCAACCGACCCATTTATGGGCACGGTGCTAATTCTTACAACACATTGTGTTGAAAGATAAGAGTAATATGATAAGACGTCTTTTCTATATGAAAAGACGTTTTTATTTTCACTCCCTCCTCTCTTTTCTTAATTTAGGAGGGATTTTTTTATGAAAAAATTATGTTCCACCGTACTCATTATTCTCTTACTCGCATTAACAGCTTGCACAAATGAACAAGATGCTATCTCTTCACAAAAGCAACAAACGGTGAAGAAAGAAACTACTACAGCAGCAAATCATTTACAAACAGAAATTCCAAGCCAAGTAAAAAAGCCATTAAAAATCGCATTAATTATGCAAATGTCCATCGGAACTTTTTCCTCTCAATATATTGAGGGTGTCAAAAAACAAGTCGAGCTATTCGGCGGCAGTGTGCAAGTCTACAATTCTGATAATGATTTAGCAAAAATGGCAGCAAATCTAGATACTGCTATTAATTCAAAAGTTGATGGTATTTTAATTGATCACGGTCGCTCTGAAGCACTAAAACCCGGAGTAGAAAAAGCATTACAAGCGAATATTCCTGTAGTTGCATTTGATAACGACCTACGCTTACCAGGCGTAACGATTATTGATCAAGATGACTATAGTCTTGCATGGAAATCATTAAAAACGTTAGCGGAAGATCTGAATGGACAAGGGAATATCGCCGTCGTATGGGTTGGCGGATTTGCTCCAATGGAACGTCGCAATGTTATCATTGATGCTTTTTATAAACGTTATCCAAATATAAAAGAAGTTGCACGCTTTGGTACCGCTAGTAATAACACACCACTTGATACGCAAACACAAGTAGAGGCTTTACTAAAAAAATATCCGAAAAAAGGTGATTTACAAGCTATTTTCGCTTCGTGGGATGAGTTTGCTAAGGGGGCCGTCAAAGCACTCGAACAAGCTGGTCGTACAGATATAAAAGTATACAGCATTGACTTAAGTAATGAAGATTTACAACTCATGCAAAAAGAAAATTCACCTTGGACTGCTACGGCTGCAACCGATCCAGCTGAAGTCGGTAAAGTTCAAGTGCGTTTCTTATACAAGAAAATCGCTGGTGAACAAACGCCAGATATTTATTCACTAGAACCTTATTTAGTAAAGAAAAATAGTTTGCCACAAGAAAATATAACGATGGATCAATTATCAAAACATATAAACGGTTGGGGAGACTCGAAAGATGCATATTCACCTTGGATGAAAAAATTAGAGAAGGAGAAAAAATGATGACATTCTCTCTTCAAAACATTACACATTCTTATCACATCTCTACCCCTGTACTAGAAAATGTTTCTATTAACATACAAAAAGGAAAAGTTCACGCTTTACTAGGAATGAATGGTGCAGGAAAAAGTACTTTACTAAAAATAGCAACTGGTGAAATTCAACCAGTTGCTGGGAATATAAAAATTGATAATCAGTCTATTTCCTTTACTTCACCACGCGATGCAAAAAAACATGGTATTTCTTTCGTAACACAAGAAGTGGATCACGGACTTATTCCTGGATTATCTGTATTAGAAAATGTACTAATCGATCATTTAGCAATGCAAAATAAAGTACTATTTTCAAAGTCAAAATTAGTCTCACTCGCTAAACAACATTTGCAAACTGTACAGGCTGATTTAAATGTTTCGGAAGATGTTTCAAACTGCTCATTACATGAAAAACAATTACTTCTTATCGCAAGAGCTTTATCCAACAATACAAATTATCTTTTATTAGATGAGCCTACTTCTTCTCTTGGACCGAAAGAAGTTGAAACCTTCGGGCAACTATTAAAAGATTTAACATTGAAAGGAATTGGCATCATCTTAATTTCTCATCGTTTATCAGAGATTCGAAATTTCGCGGATGATGTAACCGTATTACATAACGGTAAAGTTGCACTTTCTGAAGCGATCACAAAGGTTACAGATCAACAAATTGTGGAAGCGATGACTGGAAAACAACTTACACTTCCTATTAATACAGCGCCAAAACGAGGGAGCGAAGAATTATTTAAAGTACAAGAACTTCCATTACACAAAGACCATTCTCCCCTTTCTCTCACCGTACGGAAAGGTGAAACTGTTGTGATATACGGATTAATTGGCAGTGGCAAAACAACACTTGCTGAAACGTTATTTGGTACTCGTCATACTTATCACGCAGAAATAGATGGTCAAACAATAACAATTAAAACACCGCGAGATGCGATTAAAGCAAAGATCGCACTTGTACCAGAGGAAAGAAGAAAACAAGGCGTATTTCTTTCGGAAGATATTATAAGCCACACTAATTTACACCAATCAGGTTGGAGACGAAAGCAAACCGAAGTAAATAATGCTACTACAGCAATTTCTTCTTTCAGCATTTCACCCAATGACCCAAAAGCATTTATTCATTCACTTAGCGGTGGAAACCAGCAAAAAGTCTCCATTGCAAAGTGGCATGGATTCAAACCGAATCTATTTCTTTTGGACGAGCCAACTAAAGGTGTAGACATAGCTGCAAAACAAGACATTTTTCAATTCATTCGTAACATTACTGAAAACGGAAGTTCCGTAATTTACTTCACAGGAGAACAAGATGAAGCACTACATATCGCTGATCGCATTCTTATACTCGCAAACGGAGAATTTGTAGGTGAATACTTACCAGACGAACTATCTCCTGAACAGCTTTTACATTTATCTGAAGGGAGTTATTCCATTGAATCTCGTTCATAAAACAAAAACTAAGAAACTATATTTACCTACTCATCTTTTTTATCAATTTAGTACGATTGCTATCATTATAGGTGTTACAATTTTCTTCTCTATCGTCAACGATTCTTTTTTAACATACAACAATATTAGTGATATTTTACGTTCCATTTCTATCGTAACGTTACTTGCAATTGGTGTTACCTTTACATTAATTGTAGATGGATTTGATTTATCAGTCGGCTCTACCGCTAGTTTAGCAACCATTGCCGCTGCTTCCTGTCTCATTTTATATCGACAAGAACTATTAGTCACACTCCTTGTTCCTATTCTTTGTGGGCTATTAGTTGGATTATTAAATGCACTACTCGTTATCCGAATTAAACTACCAGATTTACTAGCTACATTAAGTATCATGTATATCGTGAATGGACTACACTTAACATTTTCAAAAGGATCTTCTATTTATGAAGGAATGTCTGGTGCCAAAGGACATTTTATTCCATCCTTTTTATTTATCGGTCAAGGTTCTGTGTTAGGAATTCCAGTCCCTGTCATTATCATGCTTATCGTCGTTTTAATTGCATATGTATTTTTAGAAAAAACAACGTACGGTCGTTTCTTTTATATGACAGGTGGGAATCGAGAAGCTGCTAGACTAGCTGGTATTCCTACTGATCGTTACCGTGTATATGCTTATATGATTAGCGGTTTACTTGCCTCTATTGGCGGTATTATTCTATGTAGCCGCGTTGGAACAGGACAAGTTTCAGCTGGCGCCCCATTATTAATGGATGCAGTTGCAGCTGCCTATATCGGTTATGCAATGTTCGGTGCTAAGAAACCAAATGTCATCGGAACATTTCTTGGTTCCGTATTAATTGGAATCATATTAAACGGCCTTACAATGATGAACGTTCCTTATTATGCGCAAGATATCATTAAAGGCAGTATTTTAATTGCAGCTTTAGCCTTTTCATTTATTAAAAAGAAGCGTAAATAAAAAAGTAGCGCATCGAATTCCGATGCGCTACTTTCCTTTTGCAACAATCACACGAACTACTTTCAACGCAAAAAGCAAAAGACCGTTCGCTATTGCTGTAACACCTAAGAAGATTGCTATCATAAGCTCTCCCATTCCGTTATTAAATATAAAAATAATAGAAGAAATGAAAGCCAAAATAAACAATATGAACGCTGGTATATATTTAATAAAAGGCTTCTCAAATGATCTTTTAGAAAGAAGAAATGTAATTAACAATGTCATAATAAAAACAAAATATACCGCAAATAAAAAAGTCATATGAAAGCCTCCTCTACGACCAAACTACTTAAAAGAGGTTAGAAACCTTTAATATTTCTCATTTACCTGCAATTCTTTACTATACTTTTGAATGAACACTGATGAAATAACCATTACCATTCCTATACTAAAACCAATAAGCTGATCTAATAACATTTCATCATGAATGAACCAGCGCAGTAGAAATACGCCACCAAAAATAAGCAACATTGTAAATCCAGTATGTCTAAGCCCTTTATATACATTTTCCATATGTATCACCTCTCTACATACTTTTATCCATATTATACCATAATCCCAAAATGTATATAACCAACATTCGGTATTGAAACCAATAATAAAAAAGGCTGCAGAGAACTCCTTCTCCACAGCCTAATTATTATTTTTGCAAAAACGCCTGTAAATCTGCAAATTGTCTCTTTGCATCTTCATAGCCTTGCTCATATAAACTTTGTAATTTAGCCGTATCCTTTTCCATACGATCTACTTGAAGCGGCACTTCTGGGCGAATAACAAATAAATTACCAGCTTGCTCTTCTTTTTCAATGTAGTGAAGTGTTTCATTATACACTTCATAACGATTCAGCATCGTATTTACAAGGTTTGGATACTTCTTATAAGCCTTTGCTGCAATCCAACCAAATTTTGATTTTTTCTTCGCGTAACCATGATTTCTCGTCAAAATAACGACTGATTTTTTAAATCCATCTTCCTGTGCTTTACGAACTGGAATCGGATCTGAAATCCCGCCATCTAACAATTGCTTACCTCGGTAGTTTACTGCCGGTGCAATGAAAGGTAATGAACTAGATGCTTGCAATAAATTTAGTGCATCATCATTCGTTCCCTCTTTTTCAAAATAAACAGACTGTCCTGTTTCACAATCAGTTGTTCCTACAAGGAAACGCTCTGGACTATTAAAGTATGTTTCAAAATCAAACGGTACATGCTTTTCTGGAATTTCATGAAAAATGAATTCCATATCAAATAGCTGACGTTTTTTCCACAAGTTTTTATACGATAAATACTGCGGATGTGATGCATAATCAATATTTACTGTTTTATTTCTATTTCTTTGTCTGGAAAGATACGACGCTGCATGACAAGCACCAGCTGATACACCAATTACATATGGAAAATATAAATCTTGTTCCATAAAATATTCTAATATCCCGCCCGTATATACACCACGCATACCGCCGCCTTCTAATACTAACCCCGTATTTTCAAGCATGTTATTCTCTCCTCTTTATATATATTGACTCTTTAATTATTCACTATGTTAAGTATCTTTTTCTATTATATATGAGTTCTTTCAGAAATTATATTGAAAAGGCTTGAAATGGAGGGGTTTTTTCTTCCAATTATATTTCCAAATGACCAGAGACATCCTTTATAAACCTTTGAATAAAATCTTGCTCTTCTTTCGTATATCCATCTAAAAGTAACAGCCACTTTTCTTCAGCTTGTTTATGCAATTTTTCATGAGCTTTATATATTTCATTTCCTCTTTCCGTTAAGCGGAAGAAAATTTCTTTTTGATTATCTAACATTTGCATTTTCTCAACGAATTGCTTTTGAAACAACTTTGTACAAATTTTAGAGATTGCGCCTTTCGTCATTCCCATTTCTGTTGCAATAGCAGTTACATTCATCAGACCATTTTTTCCGATACACTCGATAACATGTAACTCAGATAAAGACATACCACTTACACCTGTCTCACGAAGAAACTTCTCATTATTTTCTTTCAAATGCTCTTCTTTTTTATGAAAAAGTGTACGAATATCCGAAAGTATTTCCATTTGTTTCGCTGTACGTTCCAATCCATTCGCCTCCTAAGTTTCCAAAGAAACAATTTAACTATATACCATTTTAAAATCATTTTTTCATCTTTACAAGTGAGAAAATCATGTTAAAATTAATTTAGTTTCCGAGGAAACCAAATGACAAGGAGGTTAACATTATGGAAAAAACCAAACTGAATTTCATTTTATATGTTGTCTGTATGAGTGCCTTACTCGGTTCCTTCGCTCAAAATATTTA
It encodes:
- a CDS encoding MarR family transcriptional regulator: MERTAKQMEILSDIRTLFHKKEEHLKENNEKFLRETGVSGMSLSELHVIECIGKNGLMNVTAIATEMGMTKGAISKICTKLFQKQFVEKMQMLDNQKEIFFRLTERGNEIYKAHEKLHKQAEEKWLLLLDGYTKEEQDFIQRFIKDVSGHLEI
- a CDS encoding patatin-like phospholipase family protein gives rise to the protein MLENTGLVLEGGGMRGVYTGGILEYFMEQDLYFPYVIGVSAGACHAASYLSRQRNRNKTVNIDYASHPQYLSYKNLWKKRQLFDMEFIFHEIPEKHVPFDFETYFNSPERFLVGTTDCETGQSVYFEKEGTNDDALNLLQASSSLPFIAPAVNYRGKQLLDGGISDPIPVRKAQEDGFKKSVVILTRNHGYAKKKSKFGWIAAKAYKKYPNLVNTMLNRYEVYNETLHYIEKEEQAGNLFVIRPEVPLQVDRMEKDTAKLQSLYEQGYEDAKRQFADLQAFLQK
- a CDS encoding sugar ABC transporter substrate-binding protein codes for the protein MKKLCSTVLIILLLALTACTNEQDAISSQKQQTVKKETTTAANHLQTEIPSQVKKPLKIALIMQMSIGTFSSQYIEGVKKQVELFGGSVQVYNSDNDLAKMAANLDTAINSKVDGILIDHGRSEALKPGVEKALQANIPVVAFDNDLRLPGVTIIDQDDYSLAWKSLKTLAEDLNGQGNIAVVWVGGFAPMERRNVIIDAFYKRYPNIKEVARFGTASNNTPLDTQTQVEALLKKYPKKGDLQAIFASWDEFAKGAVKALEQAGRTDIKVYSIDLSNEDLQLMQKENSPWTATAATDPAEVGKVQVRFLYKKIAGEQTPDIYSLEPYLVKKNSLPQENITMDQLSKHINGWGDSKDAYSPWMKKLEKEKK
- a CDS encoding sugar ABC transporter ATP-binding protein; the encoded protein is MMTFSLQNITHSYHISTPVLENVSINIQKGKVHALLGMNGAGKSTLLKIATGEIQPVAGNIKIDNQSISFTSPRDAKKHGISFVTQEVDHGLIPGLSVLENVLIDHLAMQNKVLFSKSKLVSLAKQHLQTVQADLNVSEDVSNCSLHEKQLLLIARALSNNTNYLLLDEPTSSLGPKEVETFGQLLKDLTLKGIGIILISHRLSEIRNFADDVTVLHNGKVALSEAITKVTDQQIVEAMTGKQLTLPINTAPKRGSEELFKVQELPLHKDHSPLSLTVRKGETVVIYGLIGSGKTTLAETLFGTRHTYHAEIDGQTITIKTPRDAIKAKIALVPEERRKQGVFLSEDIISHTNLHQSGWRRKQTEVNNATTAISSFSISPNDPKAFIHSLSGGNQQKVSIAKWHGFKPNLFLLDEPTKGVDIAAKQDIFQFIRNITENGSSVIYFTGEQDEALHIADRILILANGEFVGEYLPDELSPEQLLHLSEGSYSIESRS
- a CDS encoding ABC transporter permease, producing MNLVHKTKTKKLYLPTHLFYQFSTIAIIIGVTIFFSIVNDSFLTYNNISDILRSISIVTLLAIGVTFTLIVDGFDLSVGSTASLATIAAASCLILYRQELLVTLLVPILCGLLVGLLNALLVIRIKLPDLLATLSIMYIVNGLHLTFSKGSSIYEGMSGAKGHFIPSFLFIGQGSVLGIPVPVIIMLIVVLIAYVFLEKTTYGRFFYMTGGNREAARLAGIPTDRYRVYAYMISGLLASIGGIILCSRVGTGQVSAGAPLLMDAVAAAYIGYAMFGAKKPNVIGTFLGSVLIGIILNGLTMMNVPYYAQDIIKGSILIAALAFSFIKKKRK